The following coding sequences lie in one Nitrospiraceae bacterium genomic window:
- a CDS encoding NAD(P)-dependent glycerol-3-phosphate dehydrogenase encodes MSYITVIGAGSWGTTLACLLAEKGYDTSLWVYEESLSEEIKGTRVNSIYLPDVKIHDDIKIFNKIENAVKDARYIVNAVPVQHIRCIFKNVYAHANKDAIIVSVSKGIEKNSLDTPSKILNGLSKHQVAVLSGPSFAKEVIQKMPTAVTIASDKKDTALILQEVFNTDYFRVYKHDDVVGVELGGALKNVMAIASGICDGLGLGNNARAALITRGLAEMRRIGAAMGAKKETFSGLSGLGDLVLTCTGSLSRNYNFGIKLAGGMKTSEILSQMKMVAEGVATAESAHELAKKHKVEMPIVEQVYNVLYKDKNPALAVNDLMTRALKAEFY; translated from the coding sequence ATGTCATATATAACCGTCATAGGTGCAGGAAGCTGGGGCACGACACTTGCGTGTCTTCTTGCTGAGAAAGGATATGATACTTCTTTGTGGGTCTATGAAGAATCTCTTTCTGAGGAGATAAAAGGCACGCGTGTAAACAGCATCTATCTTCCTGATGTAAAAATCCATGATGATATCAAGATTTTTAACAAGATTGAAAACGCTGTCAAAGATGCAAGATATATAGTCAATGCAGTCCCTGTCCAGCATATTCGTTGCATATTCAAGAATGTTTATGCTCATGCAAATAAAGATGCAATAATCGTGAGCGTGTCAAAAGGCATTGAAAAAAACAGCCTTGATACGCCATCTAAAATTTTGAATGGACTTTCTAAACATCAAGTAGCGGTTCTTTCAGGCCCCAGTTTTGCAAAAGAAGTAATTCAGAAAATGCCTACAGCTGTTACAATCGCATCAGATAAAAAAGATACAGCTTTAATACTGCAGGAAGTTTTTAATACTGACTATTTCAGGGTTTATAAACATGATGATGTTGTCGGAGTTGAGCTTGGCGGCGCTTTGAAAAATGTAATGGCAATTGCATCAGGCATATGCGATGGTCTTGGACTTGGAAATAATGCCCGTGCAGCTTTGATTACAAGAGGACTTGCAGAGATGAGAAGGATTGGCGCTGCAATGGGTGCAAAGAAAGAAACATTCTCGGGGTTAAGCGGACTTGGCGATCTTGTGCTGACATGCACAGGCAGTCTTTCTAGAAATTATAATTTCGGCATCAAGCTTGCAGGAGGGATGAAAACATCTGAGATACTTTCTCAGATGAAGATGGTTGCAGAGGGAGTTGCAACAGCGGAATCTGCTCATGAGCTTGCAAAAAAACATAAGGTCGAAATGCCGATAGTTGAGCAGGTTTACAATGTTCTGTACAAAGATAAAAATCCTGCTCTTGCTGTAAATGATCTTATGACACGCGCATTAAAAGCAGAGTTTTATTAA
- the larB gene encoding nickel pincer cofactor biosynthesis protein LarB, with protein sequence MIDKLKEILNYIKDNKISVEDAVKRLKHLPYEDISFAKIDHHRHLTQGIPEVIFARGKSLKQVISIAKAMKKKNKRFLITKSDKKIYDSLKIKGAVFYPASGVIEFGGVKKKKGSVVVVSAGTSDIPIAEEAAVTASFLGSNVQTIYDIGVAGLHRLLDNKHAFASARVIVVVAGMEGALPSVVGGLTDKPIIAVPTSIGYGASLGGLTALFAMLNSCVPGIAVMNIDNGFGAGCLAHKINLIDL encoded by the coding sequence ATGATAGATAAACTCAAAGAGATACTAAACTATATAAAAGACAATAAAATTTCTGTTGAGGATGCTGTAAAAAGATTAAAACACCTTCCTTATGAAGACATTTCATTTGCAAAAATAGACCATCACAGACATCTTACTCAGGGAATCCCTGAAGTCATCTTTGCAAGAGGGAAAAGCCTCAAACAGGTGATAAGCATTGCAAAGGCAATGAAGAAAAAAAACAAGAGATTTCTTATTACAAAGTCTGACAAAAAAATATATGATTCCCTGAAGATAAAAGGCGCGGTGTTTTATCCTGCATCAGGCGTGATCGAATTTGGCGGGGTGAAAAAGAAGAAAGGCAGTGTGGTTGTTGTCTCAGCAGGAACATCTGACATACCAATTGCTGAAGAAGCAGCAGTAACCGCTTCGTTTCTTGGAAGCAATGTCCAGACGATTTATGATATTGGAGTTGCAGGGCTGCACAGACTGCTTGATAATAAACATGCATTTGCCTCTGCGCGGGTGATAGTTGTTGTTGCAGGGATGGAGGGAGCGCTTCCATCAGTTGTGGGAGGATTAACAGACAAACCAATAATTGCAGTGCCGACTTCCATTGGCTACGGCGCAAGCCTTGGAGGATTAACTGCGCTTTTTGCAATGCTGAACTCCTGCGTGCCAGGGATTGCCGTTATGAATATTGACAATGGATTCGGCGCAGGATGCCTTGCGCATAAAATAAATCTGATTGATTTATAA
- a CDS encoding DEAD/DEAH box helicase, which produces MEFQRFNFNTTITNAIKDAGFTKPTPIQAQAMPHALQGQDIMGLAQTGTGKTAAFVLPILERLMKGSRNHVRAVIIAPTRELAEQIHTSIRDFGRHTKLRSVTVYGGVSIRQQIQKLRAGVEIVVACPGRLLDHIDHRTINLSNMEVLVLDEADRMFDMGFLPDIKKIVKHIPAKRQTMMFSATMPDDIRKLAHDILKDPVTVQISHAMPVNTVSHTLYPVSHHLKTELLLALLKHTKTGSVLVFTRTKHGAKRVGDQLKRAGYRAASMQGNLTQNKRQETLDGFRRGRYQILVATDIASRGIDISNISHVINYDMPDNVDAYTHRIGRTGRAAKTGDAFTFITRADEVMVKKIERVLRKKIDRRQLEDFDYKKSASGHDADFKRESYEEKRGPKQHRRGSYEHKREPKQHSESYGQKRASKEQGNDFYEHKHEPREQKPFLQHKRPEHPASYKSGFNKYKGDNAKPAYDSFAGSSEKPKAHKSAFSKYKGLHSKSSQSPFDNSSAPKRFSDSKRFKSRPNRPNTSR; this is translated from the coding sequence ATGGAATTTCAAAGATTTAATTTCAACACAACAATTACAAACGCAATAAAAGATGCAGGTTTTACGAAACCAACGCCGATTCAGGCGCAGGCAATGCCTCATGCATTGCAAGGACAGGATATTATGGGTCTGGCACAGACAGGCACAGGCAAAACAGCGGCATTTGTGCTTCCTATTCTTGAACGGCTCATGAAAGGATCACGCAATCATGTACGCGCTGTTATAATTGCGCCTACACGCGAGCTTGCCGAACAGATTCACACATCAATACGCGATTTCGGCCGCCATACAAAACTGCGAAGCGTTACAGTCTATGGAGGCGTAAGCATAAGACAGCAGATACAAAAACTTCGCGCAGGAGTTGAGATAGTAGTTGCATGTCCGGGCCGTCTTCTGGATCATATTGATCACAGGACGATCAATCTCTCGAACATGGAAGTCCTTGTTCTTGATGAAGCTGACAGGATGTTTGACATGGGCTTTCTGCCTGACATCAAAAAGATTGTCAAACACATACCTGCAAAAAGGCAGACAATGATGTTCTCAGCAACAATGCCCGATGACATAAGAAAGCTGGCACACGATATTCTGAAAGATCCTGTCACAGTACAGATAAGCCATGCAATGCCGGTGAACACAGTATCACATACGCTTTATCCAGTGTCGCATCATTTAAAGACAGAGCTTTTACTCGCTTTGCTCAAACACACTAAAACAGGGTCTGTTCTTGTATTTACGCGCACAAAGCACGGAGCAAAACGTGTGGGAGATCAATTAAAAAGAGCCGGTTATCGTGCTGCATCGATGCAGGGAAATCTCACCCAGAACAAACGTCAGGAAACACTTGACGGTTTTCGCAGAGGCAGATACCAGATACTTGTTGCGACTGACATTGCATCACGCGGAATTGATATCTCAAACATATCGCATGTCATTAACTACGATATGCCGGACAATGTTGATGCTTACACGCACCGAATCGGCAGAACCGGAAGAGCTGCGAAAACAGGCGATGCATTCACATTCATAACGCGCGCAGATGAAGTAATGGTTAAGAAAATAGAGAGAGTCCTTCGCAAAAAAATAGATAGACGCCAGCTCGAAGACTTTGATTACAAAAAATCTGCATCAGGACATGATGCAGATTTTAAGCGCGAGTCTTATGAAGAAAAACGCGGACCAAAACAACACAGACGCGGGTCTTACGAGCACAAACGTGAACCAAAACAGCACAGTGAATCTTATGGACAAAAACGTGCGTCAAAAGAACAAGGAAATGATTTTTATGAACACAAACACGAGCCTCGCGAACAAAAGCCTTTTTTGCAGCATAAGAGGCCAGAGCATCCAGCCTCTTATAAATCAGGATTTAACAAATATAAAGGAGATAATGCAAAACCTGCGTATGATTCTTTTGCTGGAAGTTCAGAAAAACCAAAAGCTCACAAATCAGCCTTCAGCAAATATAAAGGGCTTCATTCCAAATCTTCGCAAAGCCCTTTTGACAATAGTTCTGCTCCAAAACGTTTTTCAGATTCAAAGAGATTCAAAAGCAGACCGAACAGGCCGAACACAAGCCGTTAA
- a CDS encoding glycosyltransferase family 2 protein: MNIFEISLNKKILQLWKEIPHVISFIDYLYDIKCDCGGWIRFLIKAYMILYVEGFSGVNVRIKRYYELASRSQKGYAEWIMQYDLWTSQVENEIMRRAENLASKPIISVVMPVFDPNPNMLAEAIKSVLHQVYPNWQLCISDDASTNPEIREILHFYQKIDKRIKIVFRSSNGHISRASNDAVELAGGDYIALLDHDDLLAPDALYWTAEAICRNPQAEIIYSDEDKIDASGKRSEHYFKPDWNYDLMLSQNMISHLGVYKKTLVDQVGRFRPGFEGSQDYDLALRCIEKISSDQIIHIPRVLYHWRQHQQSTSKSIDAKPYALDAARRAIQEHLERININADVDFHPELPYYRVRYHLPKTLPLVSLIIPTRNNHRYLKRCIESILNLTNYQNYEIIIVDNGSDSRDTLMYFSELRDIPGIRILRDPRPFNYSALNNNAVHNVRGSIIGLLNDDVEVLSRGWLSEMVSIVLQPGVGAVGARLLYPNSKDGLQHGGVILGLGGVAGHSHRHCMNQDHGYFGRAKLIQSFSAVTGACLIVEKSTFEHVKGFDENLAVAYNDVDFCLRIRVLGLRIICTPFAELIHHESVSRGIDYTPEKQKRFESETAAMRFRWGNQLENDPAYNPNLGLDTEKFDIAWPPRIEFRTSIGSRNEYA; this comes from the coding sequence ATGAATATTTTTGAAATCTCACTCAATAAAAAAATCCTGCAGCTTTGGAAGGAAATCCCGCATGTAATTTCTTTTATTGATTATCTCTATGATATCAAATGTGATTGCGGCGGATGGATACGGTTTTTAATAAAAGCATATATGATACTTTACGTTGAAGGATTTTCAGGGGTAAATGTACGGATAAAACGATACTATGAGCTTGCTTCCCGGTCACAGAAAGGATATGCGGAATGGATAATGCAGTATGACCTGTGGACGTCTCAGGTTGAAAATGAGATTATGCGAAGAGCTGAAAATTTGGCGAGCAAGCCAATTATTTCGGTTGTAATGCCTGTATTTGATCCAAATCCTAATATGCTTGCTGAAGCCATTAAATCAGTACTGCATCAGGTTTATCCTAATTGGCAGCTTTGCATCTCCGACGATGCATCAACAAATCCAGAAATTCGTGAAATACTCCATTTTTACCAAAAAATAGACAAGCGAATTAAAATTGTTTTTCGCTCTTCGAATGGTCATATCTCAAGGGCTTCTAACGATGCTGTTGAACTTGCTGGCGGAGACTATATCGCTTTGCTGGACCACGATGATCTGCTTGCGCCTGACGCTCTTTACTGGACGGCAGAAGCAATATGCAGGAATCCTCAGGCAGAGATAATATATTCTGATGAAGATAAAATTGATGCATCTGGAAAGCGGTCTGAACATTATTTCAAACCGGACTGGAATTATGATCTCATGCTTTCTCAAAATATGATAAGCCATCTGGGAGTCTACAAAAAAACGCTTGTTGATCAGGTCGGAAGATTTCGTCCCGGCTTTGAGGGATCACAGGACTATGATCTGGCTTTGCGTTGTATCGAAAAAATATCGTCTGATCAAATAATTCATATTCCAAGGGTTTTATATCATTGGCGCCAGCACCAGCAGAGCACATCTAAATCAATTGATGCAAAACCATATGCTTTAGATGCAGCGCGCAGAGCGATTCAGGAGCATCTTGAAAGGATTAATATAAATGCGGATGTTGATTTTCATCCTGAACTTCCTTATTACCGTGTTAGGTATCATCTCCCAAAGACCCTGCCGCTGGTAAGTCTCATAATACCGACAAGAAATAACCATCGATATCTAAAAAGATGCATTGAAAGTATTCTAAATCTTACAAACTATCAGAATTACGAGATCATAATTGTAGATAACGGATCTGACTCACGGGATACTTTAATGTATTTTTCCGAACTTCGTGATATTCCAGGAATAAGAATATTGCGGGATCCGAGGCCTTTTAATTACTCGGCATTAAATAATAATGCGGTACATAATGTCCGTGGGAGCATTATAGGACTGCTAAATGATGATGTGGAGGTTTTGTCCAGAGGCTGGCTTTCAGAAATGGTAAGCATTGTTCTACAGCCCGGTGTCGGAGCTGTTGGCGCCCGCCTTTTGTATCCAAATTCTAAGGACGGTCTGCAGCATGGAGGTGTTATCCTTGGATTAGGCGGAGTTGCCGGACACAGCCACCGTCATTGTATGAATCAAGATCATGGATATTTTGGACGCGCAAAGCTTATTCAATCATTTTCTGCTGTTACAGGCGCCTGCCTTATTGTAGAAAAAAGCACTTTTGAACATGTCAAAGGCTTTGATGAAAATCTGGCTGTTGCCTATAATGATGTTGATTTCTGTCTGAGAATCCGCGTCTTAGGCCTTAGAATAATATGTACGCCATTTGCAGAACTTATCCATCATGAATCCGTGTCTCGCGGAATTGACTATACACCTGAAAAGCAGAAAAGATTTGAATCTGAGACAGCCGCTATGCGCTTTAGATGGGGAAATCAATTAGAAAATGATCCTGCGTATAATCCCAATCTGGGGTTAGACACGGAAAAATTTGATATTGCGTGGCCTCCCAGAATAGAATTTCGGACGAGTATCGGAAGCAGAAATGAATATGCTTAG